One Longibacter salinarum genomic window carries:
- a CDS encoding 1,4-dihydroxy-2-naphthoyl-CoA synthase, whose protein sequence is MVSDIFDSNAWTPVEGFDFSDITYHRAKEHGTVRIAFDRPDVLNAFRPQTVDELYRALDHARQTSDVGCVLLTGNGPSEKHGKWAFSSGGDQRIRGRDGYEYADDEGERDPAKLGRLHILEVQRLIRFMPKVVIAVVPGWAVGGGHSLHVVCDMTLASEEHAIFKQTDPDVASFDGGFGSALLARQVGQKKAREIFFLGKNYSAQEAHDMGMVNDVIPHEDLETVALDWAAMINQKSPTAMRMLKYAFNMVDDGMVGQQIFAGEATRLAYGTDEAQEGRDAFLEKRDADWDDFPYHY, encoded by the coding sequence GTGGTCTCTGATATTTTCGACTCCAACGCCTGGACGCCTGTCGAAGGCTTTGATTTTTCCGACATCACGTATCACCGCGCGAAGGAGCACGGCACGGTGCGCATCGCCTTCGACCGTCCCGACGTGTTGAATGCCTTCCGCCCTCAGACGGTCGACGAGTTGTATCGCGCGCTCGATCACGCCCGGCAGACGTCGGATGTTGGCTGCGTGTTGCTCACCGGCAATGGACCCTCGGAAAAGCACGGGAAATGGGCGTTCTCGTCCGGCGGAGACCAGCGGATTCGCGGTCGCGACGGGTACGAGTACGCCGATGACGAAGGCGAACGCGACCCGGCGAAACTGGGCCGGCTGCACATTCTCGAGGTGCAGCGCCTGATCCGGTTCATGCCGAAAGTCGTTATTGCTGTCGTGCCGGGCTGGGCGGTGGGGGGCGGCCACAGTCTGCACGTGGTCTGCGACATGACCCTTGCCAGCGAGGAGCACGCCATTTTCAAGCAGACGGACCCGGACGTGGCCAGCTTTGATGGCGGATTTGGGTCGGCGCTCCTCGCCCGCCAGGTTGGGCAGAAGAAAGCCCGCGAGATCTTTTTTCTCGGGAAGAACTACTCTGCGCAGGAGGCGCACGACATGGGCATGGTGAATGACGTGATTCCTCACGAGGATCTGGAGACCGTCGCCCTGGATTGGGCAGCGATGATCAACCAGAAGAGCCCGACGGCGATGCGCATGCTGAAGTATGCCTTCAACATGGTCGACGACGGGATGGTCGGGCAGCAGATCTTTGCCGGTGAAGCGACGCGGCTCGCCTACGGAACGGACGAGGCTCAGGAGGGGCGCGACGCTTTTCTCGAGAAGCGAGATGCGGACTGGGACGACTTCCCGTATCACTATTAA
- a CDS encoding citrate/2-methylcitrate synthase has translation MSEPSYLNADEAANRLGITKNTLYAYVSRGLVRSEPGPGRTRRYDERDILRLASGSSRTSASRVNGRSSANGRFLTQLATIDTGRLYYRGQDACRLARSHDFDDAVRLFWEHEETPSGDGIPGLVPSSERDVASTISPDVYLMAPLLSGLSPLARMQSLLAIVQDDDPRAFDLSPAGSVRSGRRVVATLAAAATGSDAVPRADHVPHILCSRWDLTSTAALRTLQAALVVSMAHPPSTVTLAARSAAASGASPYGAVCAGLAALSGREETGEVRRVEALFREAGTPHRLAETIADRQQRGDDVPGFGHPRYLSGDPRARVIHRMLRSHYASTEGAAFTVAADQTGPDLVGQAPSLVLALVALARALELPENAPQVIIAVARSVHWIGHAMEEYAASSPLPVGATYAGPPPASETEDEPRDASSTIATAE, from the coding sequence ATGAGTGAGCCGTCGTACCTGAATGCCGATGAAGCCGCGAACCGTCTCGGCATCACCAAGAACACACTGTATGCTTACGTGAGTCGAGGACTCGTCCGGTCGGAGCCCGGCCCCGGTCGGACCCGCCGGTACGACGAACGAGACATTCTCCGCCTTGCCAGCGGTTCATCCCGTACATCCGCTTCCCGAGTGAATGGACGGAGCTCGGCTAATGGTCGCTTCTTGACTCAGCTTGCGACCATCGACACAGGGCGACTTTACTACCGGGGCCAGGATGCCTGTCGCCTGGCCCGCTCTCACGACTTCGACGACGCGGTCCGACTCTTCTGGGAGCACGAGGAAACACCTTCGGGCGACGGCATTCCGGGACTTGTCCCATCTTCGGAGCGGGACGTAGCCTCAACCATTTCTCCAGATGTCTATCTGATGGCCCCCCTACTCTCGGGCCTTTCGCCGCTTGCCCGGATGCAAAGCCTGCTGGCAATCGTGCAGGACGACGACCCGCGGGCGTTCGACCTGTCCCCGGCTGGAAGCGTCCGCTCGGGCCGCCGAGTTGTTGCAACGCTCGCCGCGGCAGCAACCGGAAGCGACGCTGTTCCCCGGGCTGACCACGTGCCTCACATTCTCTGTTCGCGCTGGGACCTGACGTCGACTGCAGCGCTTCGCACGCTCCAGGCCGCCCTCGTCGTCAGCATGGCCCATCCGCCCTCCACCGTTACGCTGGCTGCCCGAAGTGCAGCCGCGTCTGGTGCCTCGCCATACGGTGCGGTATGCGCGGGCCTCGCTGCCCTCAGCGGGCGAGAGGAAACCGGCGAAGTCCGTCGTGTCGAAGCGCTCTTTCGCGAAGCTGGCACGCCTCACCGACTGGCCGAAACGATCGCCGATCGCCAGCAGCGGGGAGACGACGTGCCCGGCTTCGGTCATCCGCGGTACCTAAGTGGAGACCCGCGTGCTCGCGTCATTCACCGCATGCTACGTTCGCACTATGCCTCGACCGAAGGCGCAGCGTTCACCGTGGCGGCCGACCAGACCGGTCCCGACCTCGTCGGCCAGGCGCCCTCCCTCGTTCTGGCACTCGTCGCTCTCGCACGTGCGCTCGAGCTGCCAGAGAATGCGCCTCAGGTAATTATCGCAGTGGCCCGCTCGGTGCACTGGATCGGGCACGCGATGGAGGAGTACGCGGCCTCATCCCCGCTGCCTGTTGGCGCGACGTACGCGGGTCCGCCCCCTGCGTCGGAGACAGAGGACGAACCGCGCGACGCCTCATCGACGATTGCCACCGCGGAGTGA
- a CDS encoding glycoside hydrolase family 113: protein MRLSIPRRRLLLGALAFLLGLVFGIACTDRPESSEEPGTASAEVSDVPAATFDIRAVTLDARDRPSDDVLDAIASLGASDITLIPFGFQETPHTPAIRRHTDGGWYSESTRGIRDLASRAAARDLGVILKPHIWIGHYSADGQERDAIGFDAEGDWASWEVEYREFMLYYARLAEEVDARALVIGCELNRAVRERPAFWRSLIAEVRSVYDGKLTYAANWSEDLRQIEFWDALDYVGVQAYFPLVHDSTRGDSVTVEQLQAGWDRHAHQLEAIHRATGRPLLFTELGYRSDPDAARAPWRWPEDGEKVEPDPAMQARCYRAFFQALGSANWLGGAIVWKWHPEPESKRPTGFTPQNKPAAAILRQGFGAAG, encoded by the coding sequence ATGAGGCTATCCATTCCGAGGCGCCGTCTGCTGTTGGGCGCTCTTGCATTCCTCCTTGGCCTCGTTTTCGGCATTGCATGCACGGACAGACCGGAGTCGTCGGAAGAGCCTGGGACAGCGTCGGCGGAGGTCAGCGATGTCCCGGCGGCGACGTTCGACATCCGTGCGGTGACGCTCGACGCACGCGACCGCCCGTCCGATGACGTTCTTGACGCGATCGCATCCCTGGGTGCGAGCGACATCACGCTCATCCCGTTCGGGTTCCAGGAGACGCCGCACACACCGGCAATCCGACGCCATACCGATGGAGGATGGTACAGCGAGAGCACGCGAGGCATTCGCGACCTTGCCTCTCGAGCCGCGGCGCGCGATCTGGGCGTGATCCTCAAACCGCACATCTGGATCGGGCATTACAGCGCCGACGGGCAGGAGCGGGACGCGATCGGGTTCGACGCGGAGGGCGATTGGGCGTCGTGGGAGGTGGAGTACCGCGAATTCATGCTGTACTATGCCCGGCTGGCCGAGGAGGTCGATGCACGCGCCCTGGTCATTGGGTGCGAACTCAATCGCGCCGTGCGGGAGCGTCCCGCGTTCTGGCGGTCACTCATCGCGGAGGTCCGGTCGGTGTATGACGGAAAGCTCACGTACGCCGCCAACTGGAGTGAAGACCTTCGGCAAATTGAATTCTGGGATGCGCTGGACTACGTCGGCGTGCAGGCGTACTTCCCGCTCGTTCACGATTCAACGCGTGGGGATTCGGTAACCGTTGAGCAACTGCAGGCTGGGTGGGATCGGCATGCCCATCAGCTGGAAGCGATACATCGCGCGACGGGCAGACCTCTGCTCTTCACGGAGCTAGGGTATCGAAGTGATCCGGATGCTGCGAGGGCGCCATGGCGCTGGCCGGAAGACGGGGAAAAGGTCGAGCCGGATCCCGCGATGCAGGCCCGATGCTATCGCGCATTCTTTCAGGCACTCGGCTCTGCGAACTGGTTGGGCGGGGCGATCGTCTGGAAATGGCACCCGGAACCCGAAAGCAAACGACCGACGGGATTCACTCCGCAGAATAAACCGGCTGCGGCTATTCTTCGACAGGGCTTTGGCGCCGCTGGTTAA
- a CDS encoding haloalkane dehalogenase translates to MSVFRTPDERFDNLPGYDFEPHYLTLDGPDGEELRTHYVDTAPAGENTSPVVCLHGEPTWSYMYRDVIRPLAGSHRVVAPDFVGFGKSDKLTSQGAYSLEFGMNQVHALLEDLDVADVTLVVHDWGGLIGLAYAAHYPERIGRLVILNTFLPLGEDEEKSRGFLAWRRFVERNPDLPVGTVVERSIQHDAAWSEEVKASYDAPFPTKESKAGAAVWPLLVPMSTDDPVAQTMRRTRERLARWSKPALVLFAPDDPILGGAHSFFRSLIPTASNQPEILLPDTGHFVPEERGEAVAQHIQDFVERTRTTNETTEPSFPNKPN, encoded by the coding sequence ATGTCCGTATTCCGCACGCCTGACGAACGGTTCGACAACCTGCCGGGCTACGACTTTGAGCCGCACTACCTCACCCTCGACGGACCGGATGGAGAAGAGCTCCGCACGCACTACGTCGACACCGCGCCGGCAGGGGAAAACACGTCTCCCGTCGTCTGCCTGCATGGAGAACCGACGTGGAGCTACATGTATCGCGACGTGATTCGCCCGCTCGCCGGATCACACCGCGTCGTTGCACCGGACTTTGTCGGCTTCGGAAAGTCCGACAAGCTCACAAGCCAGGGTGCTTACAGCCTCGAGTTCGGCATGAATCAGGTTCATGCGCTCCTCGAGGACCTGGACGTGGCCGACGTCACGCTCGTCGTCCACGACTGGGGAGGCTTGATCGGACTCGCCTACGCAGCGCACTACCCGGAGCGGATTGGCCGCCTCGTCATTCTCAACACATTTCTCCCCCTTGGCGAGGACGAGGAAAAGTCGAGGGGCTTCCTCGCGTGGCGCCGATTTGTGGAACGCAATCCGGACCTGCCGGTCGGGACCGTCGTCGAGCGTTCGATTCAGCACGACGCCGCGTGGAGCGAGGAGGTGAAGGCGTCGTATGACGCGCCGTTTCCAACGAAGGAGTCGAAGGCCGGTGCAGCCGTCTGGCCCCTGCTCGTCCCGATGTCCACGGATGACCCGGTAGCGCAGACAATGAGGCGCACACGAGAACGCCTCGCGCGCTGGTCGAAGCCGGCCCTCGTTCTCTTCGCCCCCGACGACCCGATTCTTGGGGGCGCGCACTCGTTCTTCCGCTCCCTCATCCCGACCGCATCGAACCAGCCGGAGATCTTGCTTCCCGATACGGGTCACTTTGTCCCGGAAGAACGCGGTGAAGCCGTCGCACAGCATATACAGGATTTCGTCGAACGGACGCGGACAACCAACGAGACGACCGAGCCGTCTTTTCCCAACAAACCGAATTGA
- a CDS encoding ammonium transporter: protein MTSRFLLAACVTFLLLLLPTIAAAEPQQTATAAAEAVQLNLNYVWTILAAALVFFMQAGFALLETGFTRAKNAVNIIMKNVMDASAGALVFFVVGFGVMFGSSWNGFIGTDGFFLTGIEEQPESWTYAFYFFQAVFAATAATIVSGAVAERIKFNGYLVFSIAITGLIYPVFGSWAWGGLFNGGGWLESLGFIDFAGSTVVHSVGGWAALAGALVMGPRVGKYAPDGTPRAIPGHSLPLAALGVFILWLGWFGFNAGSTTAGSTDIALIAMNTFLAAGAGAVLAMATTWVRSGTPDATMTLNGVLGGLVGITAGCASMTPGFAILTGGVAGMIVVFATDALEKIIDDPVGAVAVHGVCGAWGTLAAGVFAAGGFSVAQVGVQVVGIAAAFAWTFPVSYALFYSLDRVIGLRINGELEDKGLDLHEHDVRAYPEFIARSGVEGDGASAEAAASLRGGNRR, encoded by the coding sequence ATGACGTCTCGTTTTTTGCTGGCCGCCTGTGTCACCTTCTTGCTTCTTTTACTTCCGACAATAGCTGCTGCCGAGCCCCAACAAACCGCGACGGCTGCCGCGGAGGCCGTCCAACTTAACCTCAACTACGTTTGGACGATTCTTGCTGCAGCGCTTGTGTTCTTTATGCAGGCTGGATTCGCTCTTCTGGAGACGGGGTTTACGCGGGCGAAAAATGCGGTCAACATCATCATGAAGAACGTCATGGACGCGTCGGCCGGGGCGCTCGTGTTTTTCGTGGTCGGGTTCGGCGTCATGTTCGGAAGCAGCTGGAACGGCTTCATTGGCACGGACGGCTTTTTCCTGACGGGCATCGAGGAGCAGCCGGAGAGCTGGACGTATGCGTTCTACTTCTTCCAGGCTGTCTTCGCTGCGACCGCCGCGACGATCGTCTCGGGAGCCGTCGCCGAACGCATCAAGTTTAACGGCTACCTTGTCTTTTCCATCGCAATCACAGGTCTCATCTATCCGGTGTTCGGTTCGTGGGCCTGGGGCGGCCTGTTCAACGGGGGCGGTTGGCTGGAAAGCCTCGGCTTCATCGACTTCGCCGGCTCCACGGTGGTGCACTCCGTCGGTGGATGGGCGGCGCTGGCCGGAGCGCTAGTCATGGGTCCGCGGGTGGGGAAATATGCTCCGGACGGTACACCCCGCGCGATTCCCGGTCATAGTCTGCCCCTGGCCGCGCTCGGCGTTTTCATCCTCTGGCTGGGCTGGTTCGGCTTCAACGCCGGCTCGACGACAGCCGGCTCGACAGACATCGCGTTGATCGCGATGAATACGTTCCTCGCTGCGGGTGCGGGTGCTGTTTTGGCCATGGCGACGACCTGGGTTCGAAGCGGTACGCCGGACGCCACGATGACGCTGAATGGCGTGCTCGGTGGACTCGTCGGAATCACGGCCGGCTGCGCGTCCATGACGCCGGGCTTTGCGATCCTCACTGGCGGTGTCGCCGGTATGATCGTCGTGTTCGCAACAGATGCTCTGGAGAAAATCATCGACGACCCCGTCGGTGCCGTCGCCGTCCACGGTGTGTGCGGTGCGTGGGGAACGCTCGCTGCCGGAGTATTCGCCGCCGGCGGTTTTAGCGTCGCCCAGGTCGGCGTGCAGGTGGTCGGGATCGCTGCAGCATTCGCCTGGACGTTCCCGGTGAGCTATGCGCTCTTCTACAGCCTCGATCGTGTGATCGGGTTGCGCATCAACGGCGAACTGGAGGACAAAGGGCTGGACCTGCACGAGCACGACGTGCGGGCGTATCCCGAGTTCATCGCGCGATCGGGCGTCGAGGGGGACGGCGCCTCCGCCGAAGCCGCGGCCTCACTCCGCGGTGGCAATCGTCGATGA